TTAATGGTTAAAGTAATGGATTTTTACAATCATAAAGTAGGACCATATCCATATAAACAATATTCATTTATTCAAGGTGGAGACGGAGGAATGGAGTATGCAATGTGTACTTTAATGCTTGGAAACGGAACTCTTGAAGGTATTTTGGGAACAGCAACGCACGAAATGGGACATTCTTGGTTTCAGCATATTTTAGCTTCAAATGAATCAAAACACCCATGGATGGACGAAGGTTTTACAACTTATATCGAAGACATGGCTTTGAATGAATTAAAAGGAGATAAAAAAGTAGAGAATCCGTTTAAAGGAAATTATACTGCTTATTACAATTTAGTAAATTCAGGAAAAGAGCAGCCACAAAGTACGCACGGTGACCGTTATGACGAGAACAGACCTTACAGTATTTCATCTTATGTAAAAGGAAGTATCTTTTTGTCACAATTAGAATATGTAATTGGAAAAGAGAATGTAGATGCAACTTTAAAAAGATATTATAACGATTTTAAATTTAAGCATCCAAGTCCAAATGATATTAAAAGAACAGCCGAAAGAGTTTCTGGAGCTGAGTTAGATTGGTATTTAATTGATTGGACAGAAACTTTAAATACAATTGATTACGGAATAAAAGATGTTGCAGATAATGCTGGAAAAACAACGGTAAGTTTAGAGAGAATTGGAAGAATGCCAATGCCAATAGATTTAACTGTAGAATATACAGACGGAACATCTGAGAGTTTTTATATTCCGTTAAGAATGATGAATTTTATTAAGCCAAATCCAAATCCAAACGTAAAAAGAACTGTTCTGGAAGATTGGGCTTGGGCACAATCAAATTACAGTTTTACAATTGATAAAAGCAAAACTGCGATTAAAAAAATCACAATTGATTCAAGCGGATTAATGGCAGATGTAAAAGCTGCAAATAATGTTTATGAAGTAAAATAATCAAAATAAACTTCAATGAAAAAGCCCTTAAAATATTTTAAGGGCTTTTCTTTTTTCAAATTTATCTAAACTGGATTATATCGTTTTTACTTCCGTAATGAGGTTAGATTGTACTTTTTTAAACGGAAACCATTCTCTGTAACTAGCAGATCTCCAAAGCCATTCGATCGGACCATAATTGTATTTTGACAACCACCATTTGCTTATAAATAATTGAAGGATGAAAATGAAAATAGCTAATGAAAAGTAAAACCAGTATGGCATCGAATTTCCTATTCCTAAACCAATTCCGGAGAAAATAAATGCTGCTAATATATTTTGAACAATATAATTCGTTAACGTCATTTTTCCTGCAGCACTAAAATATTTGAATATTGTTTTTAGTTTGTTGTTGATGTAAAACAAACAGATTCCGCTGGCAATGAAAATCATTGTACTTAAAATCACCCAATATGCAGGGACAAAATATTCTAGGAATGTGGCTTTGTTTTTCGTGCCCAAAATAAAAATTAAAGCGATGATTATGGCACAGGTTAAACTTATATAAAGTACATATTTTAGTAATTTTTTCATTTCGTTCAAGCGATTAAAAAAAGCTATTCTTTGAAGTAAAAAACCAAAAAGCATACAAGTAAACATTACAACATGTGCTGTAATTAAATATCCCGGAATAATTATTTGCTCGTAATAAGAAGCTAATAAATTAAACCTGAAAAAATCTATCCAGTTTCCGGAGTGGTATAGTTTTAAGTATTCCGGATTGGTCGTAATCTCAGGATGAGATATTTGAATCGGGCTTACGTAAGCAGCCAAAAATGGAATACTCAGGAAAAGAACCGAGCAGATTATAGCTAGTGTCTTTGTTGGAATTTTATAAAAAAGTAATAATACAAGTCCCAGAAAAGCATAATCTTTTAAGATGTCACCTAGCCAAAAAGAAGAATTAATAAAAGCTAGTACAAAAAGTAATATCATTCTCCAGGAAAAAAACAAAACAGGATGTTTGCCCTTGCTCGCTACATTATTGATCAAAATGGCAAAACCAAAGCCAAATAGCAATGTTAATAATGTCCAGGATTTTGCTGCAAAAAAGATTTGATTAAAAGTTTGAAGAATATTAGAAACAATATCGCTTTTAATTTTTGTTGGTAATCCAATATGAAGGAAATCTCCATAATTGCCAATTGCAACGCCCAAGAGAGCCCAGCCTCTAAGAATGTCGACAATAGCAGTTCTTTTGCTTTGTTCGACGGGATGATAAGAATTTGTCATTTGATTAACGTTTTTGTTGTGATTTGATTGATGATTTTAGATAAATTTGAAATTATTCTAACAGCGCCAAAAGTAAGAAAATTTTGAAGCGATCTGTTTTTATCTGAAAATATATTTCACAAAAAAGCGAGTTATTTTAAAAGTATCACTTTTAAAATAACTCGCTTGTAATCAATAACGAATTTTGATTATCCCAAATGTTCCAACATATCTTTGGTCATAGTTTCAAGATCAAAAGTATGTTTCCAACCCCAATCTTCTCTTGCTTCAGTATCATCGATACTTGCCGGCCAGCTGTCCGCAATTTTTTGACGGAAATCAGGCTCATAAGTAATAGTAAATTCAGGAATATGTTTTTTAATTTCGTTTGCAATTTCAGTTGGAGTAAAACTCATTGCGGCTAAATTGTATGAAGAATGTATTTTGATTTCTTCAGCCGGAGCTTTCATAATATTAATCGTCGCATCGATCGCATCATCCATATACATCATTGGCATTTTTGTCTCTGATGATAAAAAGCACTCGTATTTTTTATCGGCAATAGCCTTATAGAAAATATCAACAGCATAATCTGTAGTTCCGCCCCCAGGAGGAGTAGACCAGCTAATTAAGCCAGGATAACGGATGCTTCGAACATCAACACCATAAATATTATGGTAATATTCACACCATCTTTCACCTGCTTGTTTACTGATTCCGTAAACCGTAGAAGGTTCCATAACAGTATATTGAGGCGTATTTTCTTTTGGAGTAGTTGGTCCAAAAACCGCAATACTTGAAGGCCAGAATATCTTTTTTATTTTTTTGGCTTTAGCCAAATTCAAAACGTGAAATAATGAATTCATATTCAAATCCCATGCAAAAGCCGGATTCTTCTCAGCAGTAGCAGATAAAAGTGCCGCCATCAAATAAATATCTGTGATTTTATGCACTTCGACAAGATGTTCAATTTGGTTGAAATCTAAAGCATTCACCACTTCAAAAGGACCTGAATTAACAACGTCAGTATTTAATTTTCGAATATCAGAAGCAATTACATTTTCTGTTCCGTATAACTTACGTAGTTTTTGAGTCAGTTCAGTCCCAATTTGACCGCAAGCGCCAATGATCAATATTTTTGGATTCATTTTGAATAGTTTTTAGAGACGCAAATATAACGTTTTCGCAAATATTTTTACTTTTTAGAAAAACAAATTATAAATTTAATAAGGATGAAGTTCGTTTTTTGGATTATTCTCTGTGAGAGTATTATTGTAGGATTTAATTTTAGAACGAATTTAGCCACGGATTTGGCTGATTAAACGGATTAACGCGGATTATTTTTAAAATCTTTATCTGGAAAATTTAACCGCAAAGTGCGCAAAGGTTTTTTGTTTAGGATTACGCAGATTAAACGCAAAGTTCGCAAAGCTTTGTGTTGATTTAGCTTTGCGAACTTTGCGGTTATATGCACATTTTAGATAATAAAACTTTGCGTTAAAAACAATTCGCGTTAAATCTGTTTAATCAGCCAAATCTGCGGGCCAAAAAAACACACCTGATTTATAGAATCTTTGGCAAAAAACAGACTTCGTAATTGTAAAATTACTTTGTAACTTTGTAGCTTAATGTTTTACCAAATGAAATATAAAATATCTCTTTTTCTGCTTTTAATTTTTGTACTGAATTCATGTCAAAATGAAGATGAAAGACGTCGAGCTGAGAATGAAAAAGAAGCAAAGAAAAACGAAATCATTTTTAATAATATAAATAAAGCCTGGACATTTATTGATGAACCCATCAATGAAGTTGCAGAACAAAAGGTAAGTTCGTGGACTGAATGGCGTGATTTTCTAAAAGAAATTGGCGATAAACCAAGGAAAACGATCGGAGCTTTTCAGAAAAAATCAGCTGCAATTTCAAAAAAGGCATTCGCTTTAAACAACAATATTCCTGCTGAATTTAATGTTCCTCAGATAAAAAGCCGAATCTCAATTTTGATTACCAAAATCAAAATGATGGATTTATTTATTAATCTGAATACAATTCCGGATAAGAAAGTAACGTTTCTGATTGGAGACATTAATAAAGAATTGGTTTCATTAGAAAGACAAATGGATCAGGTTGTTGTAAAAAGTAAAATTCCAAAAGAAGAAGGAGAAGCAGATTTCTTGAGAATGTTAGATACAACGCGTGCTATTCCGAATTCGAATACAGCTCCGGTTCTTCCAGCGCAGAATATAAATAAAAAGTTACCAACAGTTGACTAAAAACGCCTTATATACAATGTATGATAATCTGCCTAAAAACGAGCAGATTGCCAAACAATTACTAGAACAAAATCAGATAAAAATGCATCTTAACGGATTGTTAGGATCAGCAGTTTCATTTGTCGTGCGCGCTGTTTTCAAGAAGACAGAGTTGCCTTTTTTGATTGTTCTGGACAATAAAGAAGAAGCCGCTTATTATTTGAACGATCTCGAGCAAATGATTGGCGAGCAGGATGTTTTGTTTTATCCTGCGTCTTTTCGTCGCCCTTATCAGGTTGATGAAACAGATAATGCGAATGTTTTGCTTCGCGCTGAGGTTTTAAACCGAATCAATTCCCGAAAAAAACCAGCCATAATTGTTACGTATCCAGAAGCACTTTTTGAGAAAGTAGTTACGCGTCAGCAATTAGACAAGAATACTTTAAAAGTCGCTTTGAATGATAAAATTTCGATTGACTTTATCAACGAAGTTTTATTCGAATATGAATTCAAAAGAGTCGATTTTATTACAGAACCCGGAGAATTTTCGGTTCGTGGAGGTATTGTCGATGTCTTCTCTTTTTCAAACGATCATCCTTATAGAATTGAATTTTTTGGAAATGAAGTAGACAGCATCAGAAGTTTTGATGTCGAAACGCAATTATCTGTAGAAACTCATAAAAAAATTACCATAATCCCGAATGTCGAAAACAAGATATTTCAGGAAAACCGAGAAAGTTTCTTAGATTATATTGCTGAGAAAACGGTTCTCTTTATTCAAAATACAGACGGACTTTTTAGTCAGTTAGACAAACAATTTGCGAGAGCCGAAGAAGCTTTTGAGAAATTATCCAAAGAAATAAAACACGCCCAACCCGAACAATTATTCTTAAATCAGGCTTCGTTTATCAAACGTGCTTTAGATTTTTCGGTTGTAGAATTGGCTTCAAAGCCAATTTTCAAAACAAGTAAAACATTCGAATTTCATATTCAGCCACAGCCATCTTTCAACAAACAATTTGATTTGTTATTGAATAATTTAAGTGACAATCATTTTAACGGATACAAGAATTATTTGTTCTGTTCGAATGAAACACAGGCAAAACGTTTTCATGATATTTTTGAAACTTTAGACGAAGCAAATTCCGAGAATATTCGCAAGCAATATCATACCGTTGTATTGCCTTTGTACCAAGGTTTTATTGACGAAGAAAATCAAATAACGGCGTATACAGATCATCAGATTTTTGAGCGTTATCATAAATTCAACATCAAAAACGGTTATTCTAAAAAGCAAAATATTACGCTTAAGGAATTAACCTCGCTTTCGGTTGGTGATTATGTAACGCATATCGATCACGGAATTGGAAAGTTTGGCGGATTGCAGAAAATTCAGGTTGAAGGAAAAACGCAGGAAGCCATAAAACTGGTTTATGCAGATAATGATATTGTTTATGTGAGCATTCACTCGCTTCATAAAATCTCGAAATACAACGGAAAAGACGGAACTCCGCCTAAAATTTATAAGTTAGGATCGAACGCCTGGAAAATTTTAAAACAAAAAACCAAAGCGCGCGTCAAACATATTGCTTTCAACTTGATTCAGTTGTATGCAAAACGTCGTTTAGAAAAAGGTTTTCAATTTGCGCCGGACAGTTATTTGCAAAACGAATTAGAAAGTTCGTTTATTTATGAAGATACACCGGATCAAACCAAATCAACGCAAGAAGTAAAAGCTGATATGGAAAGCGATCGCCCAATGGATCGTTTGGTTTGTGGTGACGTAGGTTTCGGGAAAACGGAAGTTGCGATTCGTGCCGCTTTCAAAGCCGTAGACAATAGCAAACAAGTTGCCGTTTTGGTTCCGACGACTATTTTGGCGTACCAACATTATAGAACTTTTACCGAAAGATTAAAAGATATGCCGGTTTCAATAGGTTATTTAAACCGATTTAGAACTGCAAAACAAAAAGCGCAAACCCTAAAAGATCTGGCTGAAGGAAAATTGGATATTGTCATAGGAACACATCAATTAGTAAATAAAAATGTAGTTTTTAAAGACTTAGGTTTATTGATTGTCGATGAGGAACAAAAGTTTGGAGTAAACGTAAAAGATAAATTGAAGACGATTGCGGCAAATGTTGATACATTAACATTAACGGCAACGCCAATCCCGAGAACGCTTCAGTTTTCGTTAATGGCGGCAAGAGATTTATCAGTAATTACGACGCCTCCGCCAAATCGTTATCCTATAGAAACAAATGTGGTTAGTTTTAATGAAGAAGTAATTCGTGATGCGATTTCGTATGAAATTCAGCGTAACGGACAAGTTTTCTTCATTAATAACCGAATCGAAAATATAAAAGAAGTTGCCGGAATGATTCAGCGTTTGGTTCCAAATGCCAGAGTCGGAATTGGTCACGGACAAATGGAAGGCGCCAAACTCGAGGAATTGATGTTAGGTTTCATGAATGGAGATTTCGATGTTTTGGTAGCAACCACTATTATCGAAAGCGGTTTGGATGTTCCAAATGCCAACACGATTTTTATCAATAATGCCAACAATTTCGGATTATCAGATTTGCATCAAATGCGTGGACGTGTAGGACGAAGTAACAAAAAAGCATTCTGTTATTTCATCTGTCCTCCGTATTCATCGATGACCGAAGACGCCAGAAAACGTATTCAGGCGTTGGAACAATTTAGCGAATTAGGGAGTGGTTTCAATATTGCGATGAAAGATCTTGAAATTCGTGGTGCGGGAGATTTATTAGGTGGTGAACAAAGTGGTTTCATTAATGAAATTGGTTTTGATACATACCAAAAAATCATGAACGAAGCGATCGAAGAATTAAAAGAAAACGAATTCAAAGATTTATATCCTGAAGAGAATGATATTGAAACCAAAGAATACGTAAAAGATCTACAAATTGATACTGATTTTGAGCTTTTATTTTCTGATGAATATATCAATAATGTCACAGAACGTTTGAGTTTATACAACGAATTAGGTTCTGTAAAAAATGAAGCCGAATTAGTCATTTTCCAGAATAAATTAATTGACCGTTTTGGTCCAATGCCTCCGCGCGCCAATGCTTTGATGAACAGTATTCGGATCAAATGGATTGCGACAGCTGTTGGTATTGAAAAACTGGTGATGAAAAAAGGTAAAATGATTGGTTATTTTGTTTCAGATCAGCAATCAGATTATTATCAATCGAAGCGTTTCCATAAAATGATAAAGTTTGTGCAAACTCACAGTAATCTTTGTCAGATGAAAGAAAAACAAACTCCAAATGGTTTACGACTTTTACTGACTTTCGACAATGTAAAATCTACCAAACGAGCTTTGGAATTGATGGAAATGTTGGGAGAATAATGTTGTTTTTTAGGAGCAGATCAATTTAGTTTCAGAAGAACATTAGTCCCGCTATCCCTTACAATCTTTTGTCCCAAACAACGGGACAAAAGGATTTTCAGTTCTATCGGGGCTAGACGAGAAATCTAGTAATTCTATGAACTTTACTATTGATTTTTAATGATGCAATAAGAAGCTATTAAAGAATATTTCAAACGAGTTTATCAGAGACTTCTCTATTTATTCTGATCTAACAAGATCTCGGTCATATTCTTATAATTATTAAGAAACCCTTTGGTGACTAAATAATGTTCTGTTTCTTCATAATCAATTTGTCTTATTCCTTTTTCATCCAATTGATATATTATCGCTTTTGGATAAGCCAAAAGAATTGGAGAGTGTGTAGCGATTATAAAT
This genomic window from Flavobacterium sp. 9 contains:
- a CDS encoding L-threonine 3-dehydrogenase, which gives rise to MNPKILIIGACGQIGTELTQKLRKLYGTENVIASDIRKLNTDVVNSGPFEVVNALDFNQIEHLVEVHKITDIYLMAALLSATAEKNPAFAWDLNMNSLFHVLNLAKAKKIKKIFWPSSIAVFGPTTPKENTPQYTVMEPSTVYGISKQAGERWCEYYHNIYGVDVRSIRYPGLISWSTPPGGGTTDYAVDIFYKAIADKKYECFLSSETKMPMMYMDDAIDATINIMKAPAEEIKIHSSYNLAAMSFTPTEIANEIKKHIPEFTITYEPDFRQKIADSWPASIDDTEAREDWGWKHTFDLETMTKDMLEHLG
- a CDS encoding M1 family metallopeptidase, coding for MRKIILLSFLSLGLNSLSAQNAPYWQQHVDYKMEVSMDVKNYQYKGKQELVYTNNSPDTLRKVFYHLYPNAFQPGSEMDARLHSIKDPDGRMVSKIKGADGKEVKQSRIETLKPNEVGYLKITNLKQDGIVAQTRTSGTILEVTLAKPILPNSQTTFTLDFDGQVPVQIRRSGRNNSEGVELSMSQWYPKLAEFDFEGWHADPYIAREFHGVWGNFDVKITIDKDYTIGGSGYLQDKNQIGHGYEDAGVAVVYPKKAKTLTWHFIAPNVHDFTWAADKEYVHDIVKGPNDVELHYFYKNNPKTVENWKKLEPLMVKVMDFYNHKVGPYPYKQYSFIQGGDGGMEYAMCTLMLGNGTLEGILGTATHEMGHSWFQHILASNESKHPWMDEGFTTYIEDMALNELKGDKKVENPFKGNYTAYYNLVNSGKEQPQSTHGDRYDENRPYSISSYVKGSIFLSQLEYVIGKENVDATLKRYYNDFKFKHPSPNDIKRTAERVSGAELDWYLIDWTETLNTIDYGIKDVADNAGKTTVSLERIGRMPMPIDLTVEYTDGTSESFYIPLRMMNFIKPNPNPNVKRTVLEDWAWAQSNYSFTIDKSKTAIKKITIDSSGLMADVKAANNVYEVK
- a CDS encoding DUF418 domain-containing protein; its protein translation is MTNSYHPVEQSKRTAIVDILRGWALLGVAIGNYGDFLHIGLPTKIKSDIVSNILQTFNQIFFAAKSWTLLTLLFGFGFAILINNVASKGKHPVLFFSWRMILLFVLAFINSSFWLGDILKDYAFLGLVLLLFYKIPTKTLAIICSVLFLSIPFLAAYVSPIQISHPEITTNPEYLKLYHSGNWIDFFRFNLLASYYEQIIIPGYLITAHVVMFTCMLFGFLLQRIAFFNRLNEMKKLLKYVLYISLTCAIIIALIFILGTKNKATFLEYFVPAYWVILSTMIFIASGICLFYINNKLKTIFKYFSAAGKMTLTNYIVQNILAAFIFSGIGLGIGNSMPYWFYFSLAIFIFILQLFISKWWLSKYNYGPIEWLWRSASYREWFPFKKVQSNLITEVKTI
- the mfd gene encoding transcription-repair coupling factor, with amino-acid sequence MTKNALYTMYDNLPKNEQIAKQLLEQNQIKMHLNGLLGSAVSFVVRAVFKKTELPFLIVLDNKEEAAYYLNDLEQMIGEQDVLFYPASFRRPYQVDETDNANVLLRAEVLNRINSRKKPAIIVTYPEALFEKVVTRQQLDKNTLKVALNDKISIDFINEVLFEYEFKRVDFITEPGEFSVRGGIVDVFSFSNDHPYRIEFFGNEVDSIRSFDVETQLSVETHKKITIIPNVENKIFQENRESFLDYIAEKTVLFIQNTDGLFSQLDKQFARAEEAFEKLSKEIKHAQPEQLFLNQASFIKRALDFSVVELASKPIFKTSKTFEFHIQPQPSFNKQFDLLLNNLSDNHFNGYKNYLFCSNETQAKRFHDIFETLDEANSENIRKQYHTVVLPLYQGFIDEENQITAYTDHQIFERYHKFNIKNGYSKKQNITLKELTSLSVGDYVTHIDHGIGKFGGLQKIQVEGKTQEAIKLVYADNDIVYVSIHSLHKISKYNGKDGTPPKIYKLGSNAWKILKQKTKARVKHIAFNLIQLYAKRRLEKGFQFAPDSYLQNELESSFIYEDTPDQTKSTQEVKADMESDRPMDRLVCGDVGFGKTEVAIRAAFKAVDNSKQVAVLVPTTILAYQHYRTFTERLKDMPVSIGYLNRFRTAKQKAQTLKDLAEGKLDIVIGTHQLVNKNVVFKDLGLLIVDEEQKFGVNVKDKLKTIAANVDTLTLTATPIPRTLQFSLMAARDLSVITTPPPNRYPIETNVVSFNEEVIRDAISYEIQRNGQVFFINNRIENIKEVAGMIQRLVPNARVGIGHGQMEGAKLEELMLGFMNGDFDVLVATTIIESGLDVPNANTIFINNANNFGLSDLHQMRGRVGRSNKKAFCYFICPPYSSMTEDARKRIQALEQFSELGSGFNIAMKDLEIRGAGDLLGGEQSGFINEIGFDTYQKIMNEAIEELKENEFKDLYPEENDIETKEYVKDLQIDTDFELLFSDEYINNVTERLSLYNELGSVKNEAELVIFQNKLIDRFGPMPPRANALMNSIRIKWIATAVGIEKLVMKKGKMIGYFVSDQQSDYYQSKRFHKMIKFVQTHSNLCQMKEKQTPNGLRLLLTFDNVKSTKRALELMEMLGE